The Nitrospira sp. genome window below encodes:
- a CDS encoding penicillin-binding protein activator, whose product MTTWPLMMVILAFVASLAPGSIVPPWPQAEAADTVTPLVPNPPVLKQAKQLIEKGDYESAANSLRRFLTTSPRPEHLDDTYLLLGAALYGMKDYGEALHQFNQLHTEFPESELLDRSKLLLARTHTAMGNVDLALPLLTQVRTTTLDEGTKREAQQLSADLLALKKDYVRAIHILLEGMAGSSEEHITETREQVRQFIAEKLDKKGLARVRDAYPRSYPGDLASLRLIDYYIGRSEDHLAEREARHFLAAFPAHSSGQRVSESLELLKTRLRSNQYVIAAVLPLSGQLSTFATDVLQGIQLALETSREQPGAPSVGLIVKDHDIDRPGFLEDLSMLLHHDRPLAIIGPMLSRNLPVMAEMSQKNRVPLITPAATLPNVRRLGSYLFSTSLTYALQAERMATYAAQDQGHRRFCIIHPDTVYGRELARLFAQEVYHLDGEIVAIESFKEGETDFAPQIQRLKAEDLKKYGLAVPVEIPRPPGKPANRTEKRVLYTPGFDAIFIPSRAQDIGLLAAQLAFHDIRVPLLGTNGWNSQDFVRTADRTVDGATFVDGFFVDSPSPAVQDFVQRYRKRFDSPPSLFTMQGYDAARVALEGIRHGATSGEALQEYLATHRDLPTLAGPAGFGPDGTLHRPLFLLQVKQGKFVQLN is encoded by the coding sequence ATGACGACCTGGCCGCTGATGATGGTCATCCTCGCCTTTGTGGCCAGCCTCGCTCCAGGGTCCATTGTCCCTCCTTGGCCTCAGGCAGAAGCGGCGGACACGGTCACACCCTTGGTTCCCAATCCGCCGGTGTTGAAACAGGCCAAGCAATTGATTGAGAAAGGTGACTACGAGTCAGCCGCTAACAGCTTGCGTCGCTTCTTGACCACCTCCCCACGACCCGAGCACCTCGATGACACCTACTTGCTGTTAGGAGCGGCCCTCTATGGCATGAAGGACTACGGCGAGGCACTCCACCAGTTCAATCAACTCCACACGGAATTTCCGGAATCCGAACTCCTCGACCGCAGCAAACTCTTGCTTGCCCGAACCCACACGGCAATGGGAAACGTAGACCTTGCATTGCCGTTACTGACCCAAGTTCGTACGACGACCCTCGATGAGGGCACCAAACGGGAAGCCCAGCAACTCTCAGCCGATCTGTTAGCGCTCAAAAAAGATTACGTACGGGCTATTCATATCCTGCTGGAGGGAATGGCCGGAAGCTCTGAAGAGCACATCACCGAAACACGGGAACAGGTCCGGCAGTTCATCGCGGAGAAATTGGATAAGAAGGGATTGGCCCGGGTGCGGGATGCCTATCCACGCTCATATCCCGGCGACCTCGCCTCACTCCGGTTGATCGACTACTATATCGGCCGCAGTGAAGATCACCTGGCGGAGCGGGAAGCTCGGCACTTTCTCGCAGCCTTTCCTGCGCATTCTTCCGGGCAAAGGGTCAGCGAATCGCTGGAGCTGCTGAAGACACGGTTACGATCCAATCAGTATGTCATCGCCGCCGTGCTCCCCCTGTCTGGACAGTTGTCGACATTCGCGACGGACGTCTTGCAAGGTATTCAACTCGCGCTCGAAACATCACGTGAGCAGCCCGGCGCACCATCCGTCGGCTTGATCGTGAAGGACCACGATATCGATCGACCGGGGTTTCTCGAGGATCTCTCGATGCTCCTCCATCATGATCGCCCACTCGCGATTATCGGCCCGATGCTGTCCCGAAATCTTCCGGTCATGGCAGAAATGTCTCAGAAAAACAGAGTCCCATTGATCACGCCGGCCGCCACACTCCCCAATGTACGCCGATTGGGCAGTTACCTCTTCAGCACCTCGCTCACCTATGCATTGCAAGCCGAACGCATGGCGACCTATGCCGCACAAGATCAAGGGCATCGACGATTCTGCATCATCCATCCCGACACCGTCTACGGCCGGGAACTCGCCCGCCTGTTTGCCCAGGAGGTGTACCACTTGGACGGGGAGATCGTTGCCATCGAATCCTTTAAGGAAGGAGAAACCGATTTCGCTCCGCAAATCCAGCGACTGAAGGCCGAGGATCTCAAAAAGTATGGTCTGGCGGTTCCCGTGGAAATTCCGCGTCCTCCGGGAAAACCAGCCAACCGAACTGAAAAACGTGTTCTCTACACGCCTGGGTTTGACGCGATTTTTATCCCGAGTCGGGCTCAAGATATCGGGCTGCTCGCCGCCCAACTGGCGTTCCATGACATCAGGGTTCCCCTCCTCGGCACGAACGGGTGGAACTCGCAGGACTTTGTCAGAACGGCCGATCGCACAGTCGACGGCGCGACTTTTGTCGACGGATTTTTTGTCGATAGTCCGAGCCCCGCCGTCCAGGACTTTGTGCAACGATACCGGAAACGCTTTGATTCACCCCCGTCCCTTTTCACCATGCAGGGATATGATGCGGCCAGAGTGGCCCTCGAAGGGATCCGTCACGGCGCGACCTCCGGAGAGGCCTTGCAGGAGTATTTAGCCACCCATCGTGATCTCCCTACGCTCGCCGGCCCGGCCGGATTCGGTCCTGACGGCACCCTCCACCGACCGCTCTTTCTTCTTCAGGTAAAACAGGGTAAGTTTGTGCAACTGAACTGA
- the xerD gene encoding site-specific tyrosine recombinase XerD → MDPLVERYLSQLRVEGGLAHNTLESYRRDLFRVQRYWLQHQLRMSEAVPSSIIRSFLASLKQESLAASSLARMLSTLRGWYRFLAREHILHVNPLRDVAGARRSVRLPKTLTHQEVTALLEMPLRDRAEDRRDRVMLELLYASGLRVSELVGLTLSQIDLELGCLRVMGKGAKERMVPMGQTARELLVEYLEQVRPTLLKNRRACRHVFVSRRGHALTRQGCWKLLSLRARRAGIFKPISPHMLRHSFATHLLEGGADLRTVQAMLGHADIATTQIYTHVDRRRLKQVHRQFFPRQLRRSHTGGSSEGQHRQPRGVPHK, encoded by the coding sequence CTGGATCCGCTGGTTGAACGATATTTGAGTCAGCTGCGGGTTGAAGGCGGGTTGGCACACAACACGCTGGAGTCCTACCGGCGAGATCTGTTCCGTGTGCAACGGTACTGGCTCCAGCATCAATTGCGTATGAGTGAGGCCGTACCATCGTCCATTATCCGGTCGTTTCTCGCTTCACTGAAACAGGAGTCGCTCGCGGCATCATCGTTGGCTAGGATGCTGTCGACACTGCGAGGATGGTATCGGTTTCTCGCTCGCGAACATATTCTGCACGTGAACCCTCTCCGTGATGTGGCGGGCGCGCGACGCTCGGTTCGATTGCCGAAAACGTTGACGCATCAGGAGGTAACGGCGTTGCTTGAGATGCCTCTTCGCGACCGTGCAGAGGATCGCCGTGATCGTGTGATGCTGGAATTGCTTTACGCGTCCGGGCTGCGCGTGTCGGAGCTGGTTGGCCTGACGCTGTCACAAATCGATCTGGAGCTTGGCTGTCTTCGAGTGATGGGGAAGGGCGCCAAAGAACGAATGGTGCCGATGGGACAAACGGCACGAGAATTGTTGGTCGAGTATCTTGAACAGGTTCGACCCACGCTCCTCAAGAACCGTCGAGCCTGTCGTCACGTGTTCGTCAGCCGGCGGGGACATGCCTTGACGAGACAAGGCTGCTGGAAGTTGCTGTCGTTGCGCGCGCGACGGGCGGGCATCTTCAAGCCGATCTCACCGCATATGCTTCGCCATTCGTTTGCCACGCATTTGCTCGAAGGCGGCGCTGATCTTCGTACGGTGCAGGCGATGTTAGGCCATGCTGATATCGCAACGACTCAGATCTATACCCATGTGGATCGTCGCCGACTGAAGCAGGTTCACCGGCAATTCTTTCCTCGGCAACTTCGTCGGTCCCATACAGGTGGATCAAGCGAGGGACAGCACAGGCAACCACGTGGTGTGCCTCACAAATGA
- a CDS encoding MotA/TolQ/ExbB proton channel family protein, with the protein MFQAGPLATLASLSIISKVVLVVLLGFSILSWAIIFYKWATFRAVDLKDRQFMAVLLRARDVEEVTRNLSQVAGSPCAKIFHSVVQRLDQIPTTSNDGGSMAFDRHVMERTAAHLAQAQLSRLESFLPFLATTGNISPFVGLLGTVLGIIDAFREIGTQGTASIAAVAPGVSEALIATAAGLFAAIPAVIAYNYFLTRIRRTAFQMDSVVVELLALIPAQSKPAGSMSAGVKG; encoded by the coding sequence ATGTTTCAAGCCGGTCCGCTCGCAACGCTCGCATCGCTGAGCATCATTTCCAAAGTCGTGTTAGTGGTGCTGCTGGGTTTCTCCATTCTTTCATGGGCGATCATTTTCTATAAGTGGGCTACCTTTCGCGCAGTCGACCTCAAGGACCGGCAGTTCATGGCTGTCCTACTCAGGGCGCGAGATGTGGAAGAGGTAACTCGCAATCTCTCGCAGGTGGCCGGAAGCCCCTGCGCAAAAATTTTCCATTCCGTCGTCCAGCGGTTGGATCAGATCCCCACCACGTCCAATGACGGTGGTTCGATGGCATTTGATCGACATGTGATGGAGCGGACGGCAGCGCACCTTGCGCAAGCGCAACTCTCAAGATTGGAATCGTTTCTCCCGTTTCTTGCGACGACCGGGAACATTTCCCCGTTTGTCGGTTTGTTGGGAACCGTGCTTGGGATTATCGATGCGTTTCGTGAAATCGGCACCCAGGGGACCGCGAGTATCGCGGCCGTGGCTCCCGGCGTTTCAGAAGCCCTGATCGCCACTGCGGCTGGATTGTTTGCGGCGATTCCAGCCGTCATCGCCTACAACTATTTTCTGACACGCATTCGACGTACGGCCTTCCAGATGGATTCCGTCGTGGTCGAACTGCTGGCCTTGATCCCCGCTCAAAGCAAGCCGGCTGGTTCGATGTCTGCTGGAGTGAAGGGATGA
- a CDS encoding biopolymer transporter ExbD → MIFETRHRRFLAEINVIPLVDVVLVLLVIFMVTAPMLYRGMDINLPTSATNTIKPEMRAVLTIEKDQRLYLDKDQVSVAQLERKLRTLKAEHEDVTLYLRADRDVPYGVVVQVMDGVKKAGIEKLGMVTDPAGPERLTDSTPSPGNQ, encoded by the coding sequence ATGATTTTCGAGACGAGACACCGTCGGTTCTTGGCAGAGATCAACGTGATTCCACTCGTGGATGTCGTGCTGGTCTTGCTCGTGATCTTCATGGTCACCGCACCCATGTTGTACCGTGGCATGGATATCAACCTGCCGACTTCGGCGACCAACACGATTAAGCCAGAGATGCGAGCGGTGCTCACTATCGAAAAGGATCAGCGTCTCTACCTCGACAAGGATCAAGTGAGTGTGGCTCAGCTGGAGCGCAAGTTGCGCACACTCAAAGCCGAGCACGAAGATGTCACGCTGTATCTCCGCGCCGACCGTGACGTGCCGTATGGAGTCGTGGTTCAGGTGATGGATGGAGTGAAAAAGGCCGGGATTGAAAAGCTCGGGATGGTGACGGATCCCGCCGGACCAGAACGACTTACTGACAGCACGCCTTCTCCAGGTAACCAGTAG
- a CDS encoding cell envelope integrity protein TolA — MQAWVSAGISAGDDWQATLARRLGRAVFVSVVLHVGILALLGWVRLPRQGERPLSSIEISLASLPTLPTKSVEPPKTQPVKKAVERPKAPDKPKPVEQVTPVEPPKPIEQSKLTEPLKPIEQLKPVEQPPPSVEQAKPAPPVNVPPAPPPIPSAKQSNDIMRDVLKDIELPPDAPRLGEISPEANPKKAPAIKLPEVPVVAETKETAGKPAVTPPSSSLTEELAKELDEELRKIKKVEIAKETPPPAPAAEAPAKPSPPIEAKVPSQKTVDTTLKIPGMAPGSNAYLGLVRQRISNVWSAPPVDVTNQVYVVIVQFRLHRNGRVTGVAIEQSSGNEYYDLAGKRAVLSAVPLPVFPADITDAYFDAHFTFTVGEPQG; from the coding sequence GTGCAGGCTTGGGTATCAGCCGGCATATCAGCGGGCGATGATTGGCAGGCGACACTGGCGCGTCGCTTAGGCCGTGCCGTCTTTGTGTCCGTGGTGTTGCACGTCGGCATATTGGCCTTGTTGGGGTGGGTACGGTTGCCTCGTCAAGGAGAACGGCCGCTCAGTTCCATTGAAATTTCCCTTGCCAGTCTTCCGACTCTTCCAACGAAGTCTGTGGAGCCTCCCAAGACTCAGCCCGTTAAAAAAGCGGTGGAGCGACCGAAAGCCCCTGACAAACCGAAACCAGTTGAACAAGTCACGCCTGTTGAACCGCCGAAACCCATTGAACAGTCGAAGCTCACTGAACCGCTTAAGCCCATTGAACAACTGAAACCGGTCGAGCAACCCCCTCCTTCAGTCGAACAGGCCAAACCTGCCCCACCCGTAAATGTCCCGCCTGCCCCTCCTCCGATCCCTTCTGCAAAGCAATCGAATGATATTATGCGCGACGTCTTGAAAGACATCGAGTTGCCTCCTGATGCTCCAAGGCTAGGAGAGATCAGTCCGGAGGCCAATCCCAAAAAGGCGCCAGCCATCAAGTTGCCGGAAGTTCCGGTTGTAGCGGAGACGAAGGAAACGGCGGGAAAGCCGGCAGTCACACCCCCGTCGTCATCCTTGACAGAAGAATTGGCGAAAGAATTGGATGAGGAACTGAGGAAGATCAAGAAGGTCGAGATTGCCAAGGAAACACCTCCGCCGGCACCTGCCGCAGAAGCGCCAGCGAAGCCATCGCCACCTATCGAAGCAAAGGTCCCGAGTCAGAAGACCGTTGATACGACGCTCAAAATCCCGGGAATGGCTCCAGGGTCGAACGCCTATCTTGGGTTAGTCCGCCAACGGATCAGTAATGTATGGAGTGCGCCTCCGGTAGATGTGACCAACCAGGTTTATGTCGTCATTGTGCAATTTCGGTTGCATCGAAACGGAAGAGTGACTGGAGTGGCCATCGAACAATCCTCCGGAAACGAGTATTATGATTTAGCTGGGAAACGGGCAGTGTTAAGTGCCGTACCCTTACCTGTATTTCCAGCCGACATCACCGATGCCTATTTTGATGCCCATTTCACGTTCACCGTCGGGGAACCTCAAGGATAA
- a CDS encoding PD40 domain-containing protein, which translates to MTFRTLLLAGVCASLGLVWIIESGAADVFLEATRSEFQKIPLGVVGIDNVGGPESPEGRAKLGSRIEDVLKADVRRSLVFSLVDLAPLKIKVGHPGPEPDPSFKQATENGVSVLVWGRAGMKTNTKPPDVNMDGYVYDAGSDEVVGGKRYAGSTSVVRLMAHRFADELVFRYTGEPGIARTKIAYVSQQGTARELFVMDYDGFEPRQLTADGFLNLMPHWSPDRRFLVFTAYRNRNTQEIHMIELATGKRWTLVSQGGLNITPALSPDGHFLAYSSSHEGNAELYRLDTRTKAVHRLTTNAGGDLSPSWAPSGRELVFASDRSGGPQLFLMSADGSNVRRLTFDGDYNAAPAWSPRGNWIAYVCRTPKKEYKLCLITPDGQKRRQLTAGPGVDDSPSWSPDGRHLVFSSTADGKSQIYMINADGKDLERITFTGTHNSAPTWSPAS; encoded by the coding sequence ATGACGTTTCGAACTCTTCTTCTTGCCGGTGTCTGTGCCTCGCTCGGTCTTGTGTGGATCATTGAGTCTGGTGCCGCTGACGTCTTTCTTGAAGCCACCAGGTCGGAATTTCAGAAGATCCCGCTGGGGGTCGTGGGAATCGACAATGTCGGTGGACCGGAGTCACCCGAGGGACGTGCGAAGCTGGGAAGCCGTATCGAGGATGTGCTCAAGGCGGATGTGCGGCGATCCTTAGTGTTTTCCCTCGTCGATCTCGCGCCGCTTAAGATTAAGGTCGGCCATCCAGGGCCCGAACCAGACCCTTCCTTCAAGCAGGCTACGGAGAACGGAGTCTCTGTCCTAGTCTGGGGAAGGGCCGGGATGAAGACCAACACGAAGCCACCCGATGTCAATATGGATGGGTATGTGTACGATGCGGGCAGTGATGAGGTGGTCGGTGGGAAGCGATACGCAGGCTCCACATCGGTTGTCCGGCTGATGGCCCATCGGTTCGCGGATGAGTTGGTGTTTCGATACACGGGAGAGCCGGGCATTGCGCGGACGAAGATCGCCTATGTCTCGCAGCAGGGAACTGCTCGCGAACTCTTCGTAATGGACTATGATGGGTTTGAGCCTCGCCAGCTGACCGCCGACGGGTTTTTGAACTTGATGCCGCACTGGTCGCCGGATCGGCGTTTTCTCGTCTTCACCGCCTATCGCAATCGGAATACCCAGGAGATTCATATGATCGAGCTCGCGACAGGGAAACGCTGGACGCTTGTCTCGCAAGGTGGGTTGAATATCACTCCAGCGCTCTCGCCCGACGGGCATTTTCTCGCCTATTCGTCGAGCCATGAGGGTAATGCCGAACTGTATCGGTTGGATACGCGCACGAAAGCCGTCCACCGACTGACGACGAATGCGGGAGGGGACCTTTCTCCGTCCTGGGCTCCCTCTGGACGTGAGTTGGTCTTTGCTTCAGATCGTAGCGGAGGGCCACAACTGTTTCTGATGAGTGCGGACGGGTCTAATGTCCGTCGATTGACATTTGACGGAGACTATAATGCGGCGCCGGCCTGGTCGCCTCGTGGAAACTGGATCGCGTATGTGTGCCGGACCCCGAAGAAGGAGTATAAGCTTTGTCTCATCACCCCGGATGGGCAGAAACGTCGGCAGTTGACGGCTGGTCCAGGAGTGGATGATTCACCTTCCTGGTCGCCGGATGGGCGCCATCTTGTGTTTAGCTCGACGGCGGACGGCAAGAGTCAGATTTACATGATCAATGCGGACGGGAAAGATCTCGAGCGGATCACATTTACGGGTACACACAACAGCGCCCCGACCTGGTCTCCCGCGTCATGA
- the pal gene encoding peptidoglycan-associated lipoprotein Pal produces the protein MRKLPTIYLPLIFGILIAVMPACSKKALQSGGDAQTFQEPTTKSGITRGGNRDGTSGGVSPNFPDTAFSGGENSNSLRGIDRDPSEERLNGDVGSDGGFGGHGGAGNNRDRLMAKSDPGAAARQLAEIRAEQLASAAAGLRDVFFAYDSFSITEESRHALSDNAEWIKSNPNSQLKIEGHCDERGTSAYNLVLGEKRAKAVRNYLVELGAAPNHLSVVSYGKERPFCTEHTESCYSQNRRGHLAVGIGE, from the coding sequence ATGAGAAAGCTACCAACCATTTACCTGCCGCTGATTTTTGGTATTCTTATAGCGGTGATGCCTGCCTGTTCCAAAAAGGCGCTTCAATCAGGTGGCGATGCCCAAACATTTCAAGAACCGACGACTAAGAGCGGGATCACGAGGGGAGGAAATCGAGACGGAACCAGCGGCGGGGTCAGCCCAAATTTTCCAGACACGGCATTCTCCGGTGGCGAGAACTCAAACAGCTTGCGCGGAATAGATCGTGACCCATCTGAAGAACGGCTCAATGGTGATGTCGGCAGCGATGGTGGTTTTGGGGGGCATGGTGGGGCGGGGAATAATCGAGATAGACTGATGGCGAAATCCGACCCAGGAGCCGCCGCTCGTCAGTTGGCTGAAATACGGGCCGAGCAGCTCGCATCAGCAGCGGCTGGCCTGCGAGATGTGTTTTTTGCCTATGATAGTTTTTCGATCACGGAGGAGAGTCGTCATGCCCTCTCCGACAACGCGGAATGGATTAAGTCCAATCCGAACAGCCAGCTGAAAATCGAAGGACATTGTGATGAACGAGGCACGTCGGCGTACAATTTGGTGTTGGGGGAGAAACGTGCGAAAGCCGTCCGGAACTATCTTGTTGAGCTGGGCGCGGCACCCAATCATCTGTCGGTCGTCTCCTACGGCAAGGAACGTCCGTTCTGCACCGAACATACCGAATCGTGTTACTCCCAAAATCGCCGTGGGCATCTCGCTGTTGGAATCGGGGAGTGA
- the ybgF gene encoding tol-pal system protein YbgF, translating to MLIQPSMTHCALLGMTMIGLVFSGCMAQQSDLKKTEKDFKNQLSQTSARQNQEISTLREQELPRLRGELEKALHLAKDLQGRQEDFKYRSAQLEQQTKKLEQLAAKLEADSGTRYLWVQKSFETQDAKVSARLDEVAKAMEALKKELIEVVQRTNESITKRVDLKLDEQRRELVENNKKGEHVSQKFVQFNQALTGFREALTGLNDRVGEGEQVSKNLTAKIDAAAQAEDLNRSVASLTKALETIGKKITARLDEQDNRIDALAKTVEHVSNKPALLQQGAKSAEQSTASREFTPEGGGASANSPESEIATARATIVLPQESPKFESPQSSFESPDRARYDRLLTMFRDGDLEGARQGFAGFLSEYPNSSLAPNARFWLGESYYGKKDFQKAIDAYDKVEIDYPSSEKVPAALLKKGYAFLAMKDVKRAHSAFRQVMTLYPGSAEAGRASDKLAQLKEAR from the coding sequence ATGCTGATTCAACCATCCATGACGCATTGTGCGCTCCTCGGTATGACGATGATAGGTCTCGTGTTTTCTGGTTGTATGGCACAGCAGTCGGATCTCAAAAAAACGGAAAAAGATTTTAAGAATCAGCTGTCTCAGACCAGCGCGAGGCAGAATCAGGAAATTTCAACGTTGCGAGAACAGGAGTTGCCCCGGTTGCGAGGGGAGCTCGAAAAGGCGCTGCATCTGGCCAAGGACCTCCAGGGTAGACAAGAAGACTTTAAATACCGCTCGGCGCAGTTGGAGCAGCAGACCAAAAAGCTGGAGCAGCTGGCGGCAAAACTTGAAGCCGATAGCGGGACCCGGTATCTGTGGGTACAGAAGAGTTTCGAGACACAGGATGCCAAAGTTTCAGCCAGGCTCGACGAAGTGGCGAAAGCCATGGAGGCCTTGAAGAAAGAGCTCATCGAGGTCGTCCAGCGGACGAACGAAAGCATCACCAAGCGAGTGGATCTCAAGCTTGATGAACAACGGCGAGAGCTGGTGGAAAACAATAAAAAAGGTGAGCACGTCTCTCAGAAATTCGTCCAATTCAATCAGGCCTTGACCGGGTTTCGGGAGGCCTTGACCGGTCTGAACGATCGGGTGGGCGAGGGAGAACAGGTGTCGAAGAATCTCACTGCCAAGATCGACGCCGCTGCACAAGCGGAGGATCTCAATCGAAGCGTGGCGTCCCTGACGAAAGCCCTTGAGACGATTGGAAAGAAAATCACGGCCCGGCTGGACGAGCAGGACAACCGTATCGACGCGTTGGCGAAGACGGTTGAACATGTTTCCAATAAGCCCGCGTTGCTTCAACAGGGGGCTAAATCTGCGGAGCAGTCCACTGCGTCGAGAGAATTCACGCCCGAAGGAGGGGGCGCATCTGCGAACTCTCCCGAATCGGAAATCGCGACGGCGAGAGCAACGATCGTTCTTCCTCAGGAATCACCAAAGTTTGAATCCCCTCAGAGCAGTTTCGAGTCCCCGGATCGTGCTCGGTATGACCGGTTACTGACTATGTTTCGGGACGGGGATCTCGAAGGCGCTCGACAAGGATTTGCCGGCTTTCTCTCCGAATATCCGAACTCCAGCCTCGCGCCGAATGCGAGGTTTTGGCTTGGTGAGTCGTACTATGGCAAGAAGGATTTTCAGAAAGCCATCGATGCCTACGACAAGGTAGAGATCGACTATCCGAGCAGTGAGAAGGTGCCCGCCGCGCTTCTGAAGAAGGGGTATGCGTTTCTGGCGATGAAGGACGTGAAACGAGCCCACTCAGCATTCAGACAAGTGATGACGCTGTACCCGGGGAGTGCAGAAGCGGGAAGAGCATCGGACAAGTTGGCACAACTCAAGGAGGCACGGTAA
- the ybgF gene encoding tol-pal system protein YbgF has protein sequence MGVRPMLSGLLVCGLSISAVDLVGCARHADFIQARNQLSAVARTQDQDRQRMDAVMRRLEAIEKIKDPVATKPRFDELSAHFQKMEHRLAKLEETASRSAVKVDPPTESRGVKPVKSTPPAESIAIVTGITPTSAFNLAYNDYLNGNYELSVAGFQRFVKDFPGTSLTPNAQYWMGESYYNLKDYGRAIQIFDSLVAEYPGNEKVPAALYKLGLATAETGDLTKSRRNLKRVLEEFPSSEESKLAKNKLAEIR, from the coding sequence ATGGGTGTTCGTCCAATGCTGTCGGGTCTTCTGGTCTGCGGGCTGTCGATATCGGCGGTTGATCTTGTCGGATGTGCGCGACATGCGGATTTTATCCAAGCTCGGAACCAGCTCTCAGCGGTCGCTCGAACCCAAGACCAGGATCGTCAGCGGATGGACGCCGTCATGCGTCGGTTGGAGGCCATCGAAAAGATCAAAGACCCAGTAGCTACCAAGCCACGGTTTGATGAGTTGTCCGCTCATTTCCAGAAAATGGAACATCGACTCGCCAAACTGGAAGAGACTGCGAGCCGCTCAGCGGTGAAAGTGGATCCTCCAACGGAGTCTCGTGGCGTCAAGCCGGTCAAGTCCACCCCTCCGGCCGAATCCATCGCGATCGTCACTGGAATTACTCCGACATCGGCATTCAACTTAGCGTACAATGATTACCTCAATGGAAATTATGAACTCTCGGTGGCAGGGTTTCAGCGGTTCGTGAAAGACTTCCCCGGGACGTCGCTGACTCCCAATGCACAGTATTGGATGGGCGAATCGTATTACAATTTGAAAGATTATGGGCGGGCGATTCAAATATTCGATTCGCTTGTGGCCGAGTACCCTGGAAACGAAAAGGTGCCGGCGGCGCTGTACAAGCTTGGATTGGCCACGGCCGAGACCGGCGATCTCACAAAGTCCAGGAGAAATCTGAAGCGAGTGCTTGAGGAGTTTCCCTCGTCGGAGGAATCGAAACTAGCCAAGAATAAGCTGGCCGAAATCCGATGA